The following proteins come from a genomic window of Streptomyces sp. GS7:
- a CDS encoding ABC transporter permease has translation MSEAPAAPHLASAEPSSATGHLDLLLAPPRARTGWRVLPARVVAMCMVELQKLRHDRTELYTRAVQPALWLLVFGETFTRIKAIPTGGTPYIDYLAPGIIAQSAMFIAIFYGIMIIWERDAGILTKLLVTPTPRSALIAGKAFAAGVKALLQAVVVVIVIAALLGVAMTWNPLRLLGVVVAVILGSAFFSCLSMTIAGIVLTRDRLMGIGQAITMPLFFASNALYPVAVMPGWLQAVSKANPLSYQVDALRGLLLGTPSHLGLDFAVLTGAAVLGIAAASSLLGRLAR, from the coding sequence ATGTCCGAAGCACCCGCCGCACCGCATCTCGCGTCGGCTGAACCCTCCTCTGCCACAGGCCACTTGGACCTGCTGCTGGCCCCGCCGCGTGCCCGTACCGGCTGGCGGGTGCTGCCCGCCCGGGTCGTCGCGATGTGCATGGTCGAGCTGCAGAAGCTGCGTCACGACCGGACAGAGCTGTACACCCGGGCCGTCCAACCCGCCCTCTGGCTGCTGGTCTTCGGTGAGACCTTCACCCGTATCAAGGCCATCCCCACCGGCGGCACCCCCTACATCGACTATCTGGCGCCCGGGATCATCGCCCAGTCGGCCATGTTCATCGCGATCTTCTACGGCATCATGATCATCTGGGAGCGGGACGCCGGCATCCTCACCAAGCTGCTGGTCACACCGACTCCGCGGTCCGCCCTGATTGCGGGCAAGGCGTTCGCCGCCGGGGTGAAAGCGCTGCTCCAGGCGGTGGTGGTGGTGATCGTCATCGCCGCCCTGCTCGGTGTGGCCATGACGTGGAACCCGTTGCGCCTGCTGGGTGTGGTCGTCGCCGTGATCCTCGGCTCGGCTTTCTTCTCCTGTCTGTCGATGACGATCGCCGGAATCGTGCTGACCCGTGACCGTCTGATGGGTATCGGCCAGGCCATCACCATGCCGCTCTTCTTCGCCTCCAACGCCCTCTATCCGGTGGCGGTCATGCCGGGCTGGCTTCAGGCGGTGAGCAAGGCCAACCCCCTCAGCTATCAGGTCGACGCACTCCGCGGACTGCTCTTGGGCACCCCCTCCCATCTGGGCCTGGATTTCGCCGTTCTCACCGGCGCCGCGGTCCTCGGCATCGCCGCGGCTTCCTCCCTCCTCGGCCGTCTGGCGCGCTGA